The Lewinellaceae bacterium genome includes a region encoding these proteins:
- a CDS encoding FAD-binding oxidoreductase, with amino-acid sequence MNTPDFSILTSRLQGAFYTDKLMQALYATDASIYREYPLAVCMPETIEDIKLIIDFVRENGLSIIPRAAGTSLAGQCVGQGIVVDISKMNRILEINVKERWVKVQPGVVRDELNEFLQHYGMFFGPNTSTANRCMMGGMVGNNSCGTTSIVYGSTRDHTLELEVILSDGSTVTFGPMGRSDFAAKAKENTLEGDIYRQLQSELATPGLQESIRKEYPRPSIHRRNTGYAVDYLLESEVFTGGGEVFNMCKLLCGSEGTLAFTTAIKLHVDPLPPAHDVVLCAHFRSMNEAMRAVVLAMEHQPTACELMDDTILRLSKENIEQQKNRFFVNGDPKAILTIEFRENREEAAEAKANKLAEAFRRAGLGYDYPKVSGARTKAVWDLRKAGLGILANIPGDAKAVACIEDTAVDIKDLPDYIDEFDQLLTSYGQEPIYYAHAGAGEIHLRPILNLKDREDRQLLFDLTEASAKLVKKYRGALSGEHGDGRLRAQFLPMMLGADNYALLKRIKQQWDPRGIFNPGKIVDAPVMNTSLRFDEGQVNRRFETIFDFSDTSGYIGAVEKCTGSGDCRKPNIAGGTMCPSFRATMDEKDSTRGRANALRELLSRNEEANPFDQEELYRVLDLCLSCKGCTAECPSNVDMPKLKAEFLHQYYKTQKVPFRSRFFARSAQLNNLGSLFPTVTNFFLKHALSSGLLKNVLGIAHQRPLPLLYKTTLDKWYKANPPRVQNPLKGKLYLFCDEVVNFNDTAIGIKAIELLTSLGYEVKMLPWTDSARVQISKGLMEEAQKIARKNVKLFFPLISEAVPLVGIEPSGILGFRDEYPSLLRGEWQEKATALAPFTLTIEEFLHREIEKENIVATSFTQASRHILLHGHCHQKSLSAQEKSAWIMSLPKNYSVEIIPSGCCGMAGSFGYEKEHYGLSMKIGEMVLFPAVKGAAGGTVIAAPGASCRQQIADGTKKKALHPVEVLWEAVLKD; translated from the coding sequence ATGAATACACCTGACTTCTCTATCCTCACCTCCCGGCTGCAGGGAGCTTTTTATACCGACAAGCTCATGCAGGCTCTGTATGCTACCGATGCTTCCATTTACCGGGAATATCCCCTAGCGGTTTGTATGCCCGAAACGATCGAAGATATTAAACTTATCATTGATTTTGTGCGGGAAAACGGCCTGTCCATTATCCCGCGCGCCGCCGGAACCTCCCTGGCGGGGCAGTGCGTGGGCCAGGGGATCGTGGTGGATATTTCAAAAATGAACCGCATTCTGGAAATCAATGTGAAAGAACGATGGGTAAAGGTACAACCGGGGGTAGTGCGCGATGAACTCAATGAATTTCTTCAACACTATGGCATGTTTTTCGGGCCCAATACGTCCACGGCCAACCGCTGCATGATGGGAGGAATGGTGGGGAACAATTCCTGTGGAACCACCTCTATCGTTTACGGCTCCACCCGCGATCATACGCTCGAACTGGAAGTGATATTGAGTGATGGCTCGACCGTTACCTTCGGGCCGATGGGTCGATCTGATTTTGCCGCTAAGGCGAAGGAGAATACCCTGGAAGGAGATATTTACCGCCAGCTTCAATCCGAACTCGCCACTCCCGGTCTGCAGGAATCCATCAGGAAGGAGTATCCACGACCAAGCATCCACCGTCGGAACACGGGTTATGCGGTGGACTATTTGCTGGAGTCAGAAGTCTTTACCGGGGGAGGGGAGGTGTTCAATATGTGTAAACTGCTGTGTGGATCGGAAGGAACCCTGGCCTTTACCACGGCCATTAAGCTGCACGTCGATCCGCTGCCTCCTGCCCATGATGTGGTGCTTTGTGCCCATTTCCGGAGTATGAACGAAGCCATGAGGGCGGTAGTGCTGGCGATGGAACACCAGCCGACGGCTTGTGAACTGATGGACGATACCATTCTCAGGTTGAGTAAAGAAAACATTGAACAGCAAAAAAATCGTTTTTTTGTCAATGGTGATCCCAAAGCTATTCTTACCATTGAATTTCGAGAAAATAGGGAGGAAGCTGCTGAGGCGAAAGCCAATAAACTTGCTGAAGCTTTTAGGCGGGCAGGATTGGGATATGATTACCCCAAAGTCAGTGGTGCCCGGACGAAAGCCGTATGGGATCTTAGAAAAGCAGGACTCGGCATTCTCGCGAATATTCCCGGCGATGCCAAAGCGGTTGCTTGTATAGAGGATACCGCAGTGGACATAAAGGATCTTCCTGACTATATCGATGAATTTGATCAATTATTGACTTCCTACGGTCAGGAACCGATCTATTACGCCCATGCCGGAGCCGGGGAGATTCACCTGCGGCCCATTTTAAACCTCAAGGACAGGGAGGACAGACAATTGCTTTTTGACTTGACTGAAGCTTCCGCAAAACTGGTCAAAAAATACAGAGGCGCCTTAAGCGGGGAACATGGTGACGGGAGATTGAGGGCCCAGTTTTTGCCCATGATGTTGGGGGCGGACAACTATGCTTTGCTCAAACGGATCAAACAGCAATGGGATCCCCGAGGAATATTCAATCCCGGGAAGATCGTGGATGCCCCCGTGATGAATACTTCCCTTCGCTTTGACGAAGGGCAGGTCAACCGCAGGTTTGAGACCATCTTTGATTTTTCCGATACCTCCGGTTATATTGGAGCAGTAGAAAAATGTACGGGATCGGGCGATTGCCGCAAACCCAATATTGCCGGCGGGACCATGTGTCCCAGTTTCAGGGCTACCATGGATGAGAAGGACTCTACCCGCGGCCGTGCCAATGCCCTGCGTGAATTGCTGAGTCGTAATGAGGAAGCCAACCCTTTTGACCAGGAAGAACTTTACCGGGTGCTCGACCTTTGTTTGTCGTGTAAAGGCTGCACTGCCGAATGCCCGTCGAATGTGGATATGCCGAAATTAAAGGCCGAGTTCCTGCACCAATATTACAAAACCCAAAAAGTCCCTTTCCGCAGCCGGTTTTTTGCCCGATCAGCCCAGCTGAATAACCTGGGAAGCCTTTTCCCGACGGTGACGAATTTCTTCCTGAAGCATGCGCTGAGCAGTGGCCTGTTGAAAAACGTGCTCGGTATTGCCCACCAGCGACCCTTGCCGCTCTTGTACAAAACGACTTTGGATAAATGGTACAAAGCCAATCCTCCCAGGGTACAAAATCCATTGAAAGGAAAACTCTACCTGTTCTGCGATGAAGTCGTTAATTTTAATGATACGGCTATCGGCATAAAGGCCATTGAATTGCTAACCAGTCTTGGGTATGAAGTCAAAATGTTGCCCTGGACAGATAGTGCTAGGGTGCAAATTTCCAAAGGATTAATGGAAGAGGCACAAAAAATTGCCCGGAAGAATGTAAAATTATTTTTTCCTTTGATCTCCGAAGCCGTGCCGCTTGTGGGGATAGAACCTTCGGGCATATTGGGTTTTCGCGATGAATATCCTTCCTTGTTGCGTGGGGAATGGCAGGAAAAAGCCACAGCCCTCGCTCCTTTTACGCTGACCATTGAGGAATTTTTGCATCGGGAGATCGAAAAAGAAAATATTGTTGCGACTTCTTTTACGCAGGCTTCCCGCCATATATTATTGCATGGTCATTGCCATCAGAAATCTTTATCGGCCCAGGAAAAATCGGCCTGGATTATGAGTCTGCCTAAAAATTATTCGGTAGAGATTATCCCTTCCGGCTGTTGCGGTATGGCCGGTTCTTTTGGTTATGAAAAAGAACATTACGGCCTCAGTATGAAAATCGGGGAGATGGTATTGTTTCCTGCGGTGAAAGGGGCTGCCGGGGGGACGGTCATTGCCGCCCCGGGCGCGAGTTGTCGGCAACAAATTGCCGATGGGACGAAAAAAAAGGCTCTTCATCCGGTGGAGGTGCTTTGGGAAGCGGTTTTAAAAGATTAA
- a CDS encoding mechanosensitive ion channel family protein produces MNEKLRQTFLEFWDHLIEMAPNILVAIIVMLIFFLMGHFLYKFVNKRFLSKWEGTIVTKFITNSIKWLLYLIGLLAALDILNMTGIVSSIMAGAGITAIILGFAFKDIGENFLAGALLVAKRPFRIGHVIEVDGHKGVVKEMDMRTIHLRNIEGKDIFIPNSMIVKNVVINYTLDGLLRLEFMVGLDIPSDIAEATRLIRDYLSQQPEVLKQPEANVIVMEIAEFTVNLKVLFWVDILKNKTVSPSYLGITIRSRVIQEVKDLLLAHGFNLPSQIIEHKNYSGPMELKVNKS; encoded by the coding sequence ATGAATGAAAAATTGCGGCAGACTTTTCTCGAATTTTGGGATCATTTGATCGAAATGGCGCCCAATATCCTGGTAGCTATTATCGTTATGCTCATCTTTTTTTTGATGGGCCATTTCCTTTACAAATTTGTCAATAAACGATTTTTATCTAAGTGGGAAGGAACCATTGTGACGAAATTCATAACCAACAGCATCAAATGGCTTTTATACCTGATCGGCCTGCTCGCTGCACTGGATATTCTGAACATGACAGGAATTGTCAGCAGCATTATGGCCGGGGCAGGAATCACCGCCATCATCCTGGGGTTTGCCTTTAAAGATATTGGCGAAAATTTCCTGGCAGGTGCCTTGCTGGTGGCCAAAAGGCCCTTCCGAATTGGGCATGTTATTGAAGTGGATGGGCATAAAGGAGTGGTGAAGGAAATGGATATGAGAACCATCCATTTGCGGAATATTGAAGGAAAAGATATTTTTATTCCCAACTCCATGATCGTGAAAAATGTGGTCATCAACTATACTTTGGACGGATTGCTGAGGCTTGAGTTTATGGTAGGCCTGGATATACCATCGGATATTGCCGAAGCCACCCGGCTGATCAGGGATTATCTTTCGCAACAACCCGAGGTGCTCAAACAACCCGAGGCTAACGTCATTGTCATGGAAATTGCGGAATTTACCGTAAACCTGAAGGTACTGTTTTGGGTAGATATTTTAAAGAACAAAACAGTCTCCCCTTCTTACCTGGGCATCACCATTCGCAGCAGGGTCATACAGGAAGTGAAGGACCTGTTGCTCGCCCATGGCTTTAACCTGCCATCACAAATCATCGAACACAAAAATTATTCCGGCCCGATGGAGCTGAAGGTGAATAAATCTTAA
- a CDS encoding type II toxin-antitoxin system RelE/ParE family toxin yields MKLRFTANALRRITQISDYYNDTGNPKKGRHITRQILARSEELEEYPELGPEEENLREVESGHRSLFVGAAYKIIYLIATPFIIITDIFDTRQDPNKMKS; encoded by the coding sequence ATGAAACTTCGTTTTACGGCCAATGCACTTCGACGGATTACCCAAATATCAGATTATTACAACGATACTGGAAATCCTAAAAAAGGTCGCCATATTACCCGTCAAATCCTTGCTCGTTCCGAAGAACTGGAAGAGTATCCTGAGTTGGGACCGGAAGAAGAAAACCTGCGTGAAGTGGAATCTGGTCACCGTTCCCTATTTGTTGGGGCAGCATACAAGATAATTTACCTGATTGCCACACCTTTCATTATTATTACCGATATTTTTGATACCCGGCAAGATCCGAATAAGATGAAGTCATAG
- a CDS encoding tail fiber domain-containing protein → MKKSHLLTFVLLIIATVMFAQHVPQGMNYQAVARDEHGQVLTNQDISLRISLLAEGPDGKMVYSEIHEVTTSTLGLFNVVIGEGSARIGEFEKIPWSSTTMWMDIALGLDGDFISIATTRLLTVPYAFHAGTAGEVIGASSSEKSGAPFWKVNGNSGVLDQYQFLGTTDAKALVFKTNSLERMRLLANGHLQMSNNNIKNLADPVDAQDAVTKKFLEGVVEAISFNWSDISGIPSDIADGDQVNDADSDPTNELQDWSTLPGIPSDIADGDQVNDADSDPTNELQDWNTLPGIPADIADGDQVNDADSDPTNELQDWNTLPGIPADIADGDQVNDADSDPTNELQDWSTLPGIPADIADGDQVNDADSDPTNELQDWNTLPGIPADIADGDQVNDADSDPTNELQDWSTLPGIPADIADGDQVNDADSDPTNELQDWSTLPGIPADIADGDQVNDADSDPTNELQDWSTLPGIPADIADGDQVNDADSDPTNELQDWSTLPGIPLDIADGDQVNDADSDPTNELQDWSTLPGIPADIADGDQVNDADADPTNELQDWNTLPGIPADIADGDQVNDADSDPTNELQSWSTLPGIPADIADGDQVNDADSDPTNELQSWSTLPGIPADIADGDQVNDADSDPTNELQSWSTLPGIPADIADGDQVNDADYDPGNEYNTSFILAGSELQITDNGGTLTTDLSSLAGGGTIQGTDGNNFNIRAKNEGAVPGNARGEHSVDLQSSRSIGIQVASGEKSTISGGAKNGALGDYATVGGGENNYASGYYTTIGGGVDNDAYEDYTTIGGGAFNGADGAYATIGGGAGNGAWAYATIGGGADNGADGAYATIGGGGANVANGAYTTIGGGSGNEANDDYTTISGGFINTADGLYATIGGGEDQYTYGDYSTIGGGSGNGADEAYTTIGGGYGNRARGLYATIGGGVDQYVDGDYSTIGGGAFNSADGAYATIGGGLSLRANSFGETVVGLMNVPSAGNPVEWVETDPIFVVGNGEPNTNTFSNALVVLKNGNTGVGRTPVTNTLEVEGEASKTSPGDWIANSDARLKKNLQPLPSDKMLEKLLALQGINYEWNDTQTGSRRPEGVQYGFTAQNIQAVFPELVEEDNLGFLQTAYGTYDAMFVEAIRELNNKIEQQLEQLNQLKEENARLKEQLEQQPFTKREIEILKAMVNQ, encoded by the coding sequence GAATTACCAGGCTGTTGCACGTGATGAACATGGTCAGGTTTTGACCAACCAGGATATTAGTTTAAGAATCAGCCTGCTGGCGGAAGGTCCCGATGGAAAAATGGTCTACAGCGAAATACACGAGGTGACCACCAGCACCTTGGGACTTTTTAACGTAGTGATAGGAGAGGGATCTGCCCGTATTGGTGAATTTGAGAAAATTCCCTGGAGCAGTACAACGATGTGGATGGATATCGCCCTTGGACTTGATGGTGATTTCATTTCGATTGCTACCACCCGATTGTTAACCGTTCCTTATGCGTTTCATGCAGGCACTGCAGGAGAGGTCATTGGTGCAAGTTCTTCTGAAAAATCAGGCGCCCCCTTTTGGAAGGTTAATGGCAATAGTGGTGTTTTGGACCAATACCAGTTCCTGGGCACTACCGATGCAAAAGCACTTGTCTTCAAAACGAATAGTCTGGAACGAATGCGTTTGTTGGCAAACGGTCATTTGCAGATGAGTAATAATAATATTAAAAATCTGGCAGATCCTGTAGATGCGCAGGATGCTGTAACAAAAAAATTTCTGGAAGGGGTAGTTGAAGCAATATCGTTTAATTGGAGTGATATATCCGGCATACCTTCGGATATAGCTGATGGCGACCAGGTGAATGACGCGGATTCAGACCCTACGAATGAACTTCAGGATTGGAGTACGCTTCCAGGCATACCTTCGGATATAGCTGACGGCGACCAGGTGAATGACGCGGATTCAGACCCTACGAACGAGCTTCAGGATTGGAATACGCTTCCGGGCATCCCCGCGGATATAGCGGATGGAGACCAGGTGAATGACGCGGATTCAGACCCTACGAATGAGCTACAGGATTGGAATACGCTTCCGGGCATACCAGCTGATATAGCCGACGGCGACCAGGTGAATGACGCAGATTCAGACCCTACGAATGAGCTTCAGGATTGGAGTACGCTTCCGGGCATACCCGCTGATATAGCTGACGGCGACCAGGTGAATGACGCAGATTCAGACCCTACGAATGAGCTTCAGGATTGGAATACGCTTCCGGGCATACCAGCTGATATAGCCGACGGCGACCAGGTGAATGACGCAGATTCAGACCCTACGAATGAGCTTCAGGATTGGAGTACGCTTCCGGGCATACCAGCGGATATAGCTGACGGCGACCAGGTGAATGACGCAGATTCAGACCCTACGAATGAGCTTCAGGATTGGAGTACGCTTCCGGGCATACCAGCGGATATAGCTGACGGCGACCAGGTGAATGACGCAGATTCAGACCCTACGAATGAGCTTCAGGATTGGAGTACGCTTCCGGGCATACCAGCAGATATAGCTGACGGCGACCAGGTGAATGACGCGGATTCAGACCCTACGAATGAGCTTCAGGATTGGAGTACACTTCCGGGCATACCTTTGGATATAGCTGACGGCGACCAGGTGAATGACGCGGATTCAGACCCTACGAATGAGCTTCAGGATTGGAGTACGCTTCCGGGCATACCAGCAGATATAGCTGACGGCGACCAGGTTAATGACGCGGATGCAGACCCGACGAATGAGCTTCAGGATTGGAATACGCTTCCGGGCATACCCGCTGATATAGCGGATGGCGACCAGGTAAATGACGCGGATTCAGACCCTACGAATGAGTTACAGAGCTGGAGTACGCTTCCGGGCATACCCGCGGATATAGCTGACGGCGACCAGGTGAATGACGCGGATTCAGACCCTACGAATGAGTTACAGAGCTGGAGTACGCTTCCGGGCATACCCGCGGATATAGCTGACGGCGACCAGGTGAATGACGCGGATTCTGACCCTACGAATGAGTTACAGAGCTGGAGTACGCTTCCGGGCATACCAGCTGATATAGCTGACGGCGACCAGGTGAATGATGCGGACTATGATCCGGGTAATGAATACAATACCAGCTTCATTTTAGCAGGTAGTGAACTTCAGATAACGGATAATGGCGGAACATTAACCACCGACCTAAGCAGTTTGGCTGGCGGCGGGACCATCCAAGGTACAGATGGTAACAATTTTAATATCAGGGCAAAAAATGAAGGGGCAGTTCCCGGTAACGCCAGAGGAGAGCATAGTGTTGATCTGCAGTCCTCAAGATCAATTGGTATTCAGGTGGCTTCAGGTGAAAAATCAACTATAAGCGGAGGAGCTAAAAATGGTGCACTAGGGGATTATGCTACTGTAGGCGGTGGCGAGAATAACTATGCTTCTGGTTATTATACAACCATAGGCGGTGGAGTTGATAATGATGCCTATGAAGATTATACAACCATAGGCGGTGGAGCCTTTAATGGTGCAGATGGGGCTTACGCTACCATAGGCGGCGGAGCCGGTAACGGAGCATGGGCTTATGCTACCATAGGCGGGGGGGCCGATAACGGAGCAGATGGGGCTTATGCTACCATAGGCGGGGGGGGCGCTAACGTAGCAAATGGGGCTTATACAACCATAGGCGGCGGGTCCGGTAATGAAGCAAATGATGATTATACAACCATAAGCGGCGGGTTCATTAACACAGCAGATGGGCTTTATGCTACCATAGGGGGTGGCGAGGATCAATATACCTATGGTGATTATTCAACCATAGGCGGCGGGTCCGGTAACGGAGCAGATGAGGCTTATACAACCATAGGCGGCGGGTACGGTAACAGAGCAAGGGGGCTTTATGCTACCATAGGCGGTGGCGTGGATCAATATGTCGATGGGGATTATTCAACCATAGGTGGCGGAGCCTTTAATAGTGCAGATGGGGCTTACGCTACCATAGGCGGCGGATTATCATTGAGAGCAAATTCTTTTGGAGAAACGGTTGTGGGACTGATGAATGTTCCAAGCGCAGGAAATCCTGTCGAATGGGTAGAAACAGATCCCATTTTCGTGGTGGGGAACGGGGAGCCGAATACTAATACCTTTTCCAATGCTCTTGTTGTACTGAAAAACGGAAATACGGGCGTAGGCAGAACTCCAGTAACCAATACCCTGGAAGTTGAGGGCGAAGCTTCCAAAACCAGCCCCGGGGACTGGATAGCAAACTCCGATGCACGGCTTAAAAAGAATCTTCAACCATTACCATCTGATAAAATGCTGGAAAAATTACTCGCCTTACAGGGTATCAATTACGAATGGAACGATACTCAAACGGGTAGCAGACGGCCTGAAGGTGTCCAATACGGTTTTACCGCTCAAAATATCCAGGCCGTATTCCCTGAATTGGTGGAGGAAGACAATCTCGGGTTCCTGCAAACGGCATACGGCACTTATGATGCTATGTTTGTAGAAGCCATCCGCGAGCTGAATAATAAGATCGAACAACAACTTGAGCAATTGAATCAGTTAAAAGAAGAGAATGCAAGGCTCAAAGAACAACTGGAGCAGCAACCATTTACCAAAAGAGAAATAGAGATTCTTAAAGCGATGGTCAATCAATAA